The Desertifilum tharense IPPAS B-1220 genome includes a region encoding these proteins:
- a CDS encoding peroxiredoxin produces the protein MPLTVGTMAPAFTAKDTNGNAVSLADFAGKTVVLYFYPKDDTPGCTKEAQSFRDTHTEYQTKDMVVLGVSRDDEASHKLFVEKYGLPFTLLADVDGTLTKAYDVDGGGYAKRVTYIIDETGKITQVYEGSNLNTATHAQDILASFSA, from the coding sequence ATGCCTTTAACAGTCGGCACAATGGCTCCTGCATTTACAGCCAAAGACACCAACGGCAATGCAGTTTCGCTGGCGGATTTTGCAGGTAAAACTGTGGTGCTATACTTCTATCCCAAAGATGATACGCCCGGTTGCACGAAGGAGGCGCAAAGCTTCCGCGATACTCATACTGAATATCAAACGAAGGATATGGTGGTGCTGGGTGTGAGTCGCGATGATGAGGCGTCACACAAGTTATTTGTGGAAAAGTACGGCCTCCCCTTCACGCTTTTAGCAGATGTGGATGGGACTTTGACCAAAGCTTATGATGTGGATGGCGGCGGCTATGCCAAGCGCGTGACCTACATTATTGATGAAACGGGGAAAATTACCCAGGTTTATGAAGGGAGCAATCTGAATACGGCAACTCACGCTCAAGATATTTTGGCAAGTTTTTCTGCTTAA
- a CDS encoding Npun_F0494 family protein — protein sequence MASTPSSPPQTIEYSERSLTRAKRSLSCSPFKFALFAAMLTRSIPLADLVGTQGSEAQYTQHPLAELAAENALLWLIQVGVLRREVDGQGITDRFRLTPLGRQIIQQWQAQNQQIPPASWRDRIYNTLTRWLAFWGIKP from the coding sequence ATGGCTTCCACTCCGAGTTCTCCCCCCCAAACCATTGAATATTCAGAGCGTTCCCTCACCAGAGCCAAGCGATCGCTTTCGTGTTCGCCCTTCAAGTTTGCGCTATTTGCCGCCATGCTAACGCGTAGCATTCCCCTTGCAGACCTTGTGGGGACTCAGGGGAGCGAAGCCCAGTATACTCAACATCCGCTTGCAGAACTTGCAGCCGAGAATGCTTTACTGTGGTTAATACAAGTGGGCGTTCTCCGCCGAGAAGTTGATGGTCAGGGCATTACCGATCGCTTTCGTCTCACTCCCCTAGGGCGTCAGATTATTCAACAGTGGCAAGCACAAAACCAACAAATTCCACCGGCGAGTTGGCGCGATCGCATCTACAATACCCTAACTCGCTGGTTGGCATTTTGGGGCATCAAACCCTAG